The Mycolicibacterium mageritense genome contains a region encoding:
- a CDS encoding NAD(P)/FAD-dependent oxidoreductase: protein MTAHNATQHTTKVVVIGGGYSGTLAANHLRMRGDIDITLVNPRPRFVERIRLHQLVAGTHEATADYGPLLGEDIKLVVDTATRIDVTNRTVELANRPALEYDYVIYAVGSTGQVPASVPGAAEHAYPLAEFEQAQRLRGVIEDLHPDAPLTVVGAGLTGIEAATELAEQGHNVTLVCGGRLGPYLSEPGRRSVAKALRKLGVTVLETDVVSEVRPHAVVFADGAVRPSAATIWTAGFGVPDLATASGLHTDEIGRLLTDETLTSVDDPRIVAAGDCASPSGVPLRMSCQSASPLGAQAANTILSRVAGTTPAVIDQAFSGACISLGRKSGILQFARKDDTAVNVQFRGRVVASVKEAVCKGTLWALRREAAKPGSAVWLKGGPRPEQAVGTQGDSMNRVAG, encoded by the coding sequence ATGACTGCTCACAACGCAACACAGCACACAACCAAGGTCGTCGTCATCGGCGGTGGCTACTCCGGAACGCTTGCGGCCAACCACCTGCGCATGCGGGGCGACATCGACATCACGCTGGTCAACCCGCGGCCGAGGTTCGTCGAGCGGATCCGGCTGCACCAGCTCGTCGCCGGTACCCACGAGGCCACCGCAGATTACGGTCCGCTCCTGGGTGAGGACATCAAACTCGTCGTCGACACCGCAACCCGCATCGACGTCACCAATCGCACCGTCGAACTCGCGAATCGGCCGGCGCTCGAGTACGACTACGTCATCTACGCGGTCGGCAGCACCGGCCAGGTACCCGCGTCGGTACCGGGCGCAGCCGAACACGCCTATCCGCTGGCCGAATTCGAGCAGGCTCAACGCCTGCGCGGCGTGATCGAGGATCTGCATCCGGATGCGCCGCTCACCGTCGTCGGCGCCGGGTTGACCGGCATCGAGGCCGCCACCGAGCTTGCCGAGCAGGGCCACAACGTCACTCTGGTGTGCGGCGGCCGGCTTGGGCCGTACCTGTCCGAACCCGGACGACGTTCGGTCGCCAAGGCGCTGCGCAAACTGGGCGTCACGGTGCTCGAGACCGACGTCGTCTCGGAGGTGCGGCCGCATGCGGTGGTGTTCGCGGACGGCGCGGTACGGCCCAGTGCCGCGACCATCTGGACCGCCGGGTTCGGCGTGCCCGACCTTGCGACCGCGAGCGGACTGCACACCGACGAGATCGGGCGGCTGCTCACCGATGAGACCCTGACGAGTGTGGACGATCCTCGCATCGTCGCGGCCGGTGACTGCGCGTCACCGTCGGGCGTACCGCTGCGCATGAGCTGCCAATCCGCCTCTCCGCTGGGCGCGCAGGCGGCCAACACCATCCTGAGCCGGGTGGCCGGCACCACGCCTGCGGTCATCGACCAGGCGTTCAGCGGAGCGTGCATCAGCCTGGGCCGGAAATCGGGCATCCTGCAGTTCGCCCGCAAGGACGACACGGCGGTGAATGTCCAGTTCCGCGGCCGCGTGGTCGCCTCGGTCAAGGAAGCGGTGTGCAAGGGCACGCTCTGGGCGTTGCGCCGAGAGGCCGCAAAGCCGGGCTCCGCGGTGTGGCTGAAAGGCGGCCCACGGCCCGAGCAAGCGGTCGGTACCCAAGGCGACAGCATGAACCGGGTCGCTGGATAA
- a CDS encoding MBL fold metallo-hydrolase: protein MSLDSISHLGSQAVDELVPSRYAVQVGDIDVLVISDGVLPITASTLATNVDSSKLAGWLDDNFLPPEVVDWPLNVVVVRSGDRTILVDAGLGLEFPDFPRAGQTVQRLEAAGVDLASVTDVVLTHMHMDHVGGLLTEGLKERLRPDLRVHAATAEAEFWASPDFSRTVMPQPIPDVLRRVATQFLDEYRGQLRTFENEYEVAPGVLLSRTGGHTPGHSVVRLESRGDKLTFAGDAVFAPGFDNPDWQNGFEHDPEEAARVRVGLLRELAARGESLVATHLPFPSVCRVAVAGNAFRCVPAVWDY, encoded by the coding sequence ATGAGCTTGGACAGCATTTCGCACCTTGGCAGCCAGGCTGTCGACGAGTTGGTTCCGTCGCGCTACGCGGTCCAGGTCGGTGACATCGACGTGCTGGTGATCAGCGACGGCGTGTTACCGATCACCGCGTCGACGTTGGCCACCAACGTCGACTCGTCGAAACTGGCCGGCTGGCTGGACGACAACTTCCTGCCGCCCGAGGTGGTGGACTGGCCGCTGAACGTCGTGGTGGTGCGCAGCGGCGACCGGACCATCCTGGTCGATGCGGGACTCGGCCTGGAGTTCCCTGACTTTCCGCGAGCCGGACAAACGGTCCAGCGATTGGAGGCCGCGGGGGTCGATCTCGCATCGGTGACCGACGTGGTGCTCACCCACATGCACATGGACCATGTGGGTGGGCTGCTCACCGAGGGACTCAAGGAGCGGTTACGGCCTGATCTGCGGGTCCACGCCGCGACCGCGGAGGCCGAGTTCTGGGCGTCGCCCGATTTCTCCCGCACCGTCATGCCGCAACCGATACCGGACGTACTCCGCCGCGTCGCCACGCAGTTCCTGGACGAATACCGCGGCCAATTGCGGACGTTCGAGAACGAGTACGAGGTGGCGCCGGGCGTGCTGCTGTCGCGCACCGGCGGTCACACGCCCGGGCACAGCGTGGTCCGTCTGGAGTCCCGCGGCGACAAGTTGACGTTCGCGGGAGACGCCGTCTTCGCGCCAGGGTTCGACAACCCTGACTGGCAGAACGGATTCGAACACGACCCCGAGGAGGCGGCCCGCGTTCGCGTCGGTCTCTTGAGAGAGCTGGCGGCGCGCGGCGAGTCTCTTGTGGCCACCCACCTGCCGTTCCCGTCGGTGTGCCGGGTAGCCGTTGCCGGCAACGCTTTCCGGTGTGTACCGGCCGTGTGGGACTACTGA
- a CDS encoding phosphotransferase — protein sequence MQSWHAERLSDEQAAHVARWLPDARLRRDMSWNLVDTAVLDVDSAHGRVVVKAAGPGNHHIAREIHAYQGFTDCLAHTGHAPQLLHHDVTANLLVTRYLDGSLVMSGDAESAPDTYRQAGQLARVFHDQAHRIDPEWDAAAVAKSQSWLDKPHRIERQTVARLRTILAAHRARPVVVVPTHGDWQPRNWLIDDGTLKVIDFGRFAWRPAVSDFCRLAAQQWRQDPRLEEAFFAGYGGDPRTPQQWRMFALHEAIGTAVWAYQVGDEQFEDQGHRMIAEALTLF from the coding sequence GTGCAGTCATGGCATGCAGAGCGGCTCAGTGACGAACAAGCCGCCCACGTTGCCCGCTGGCTTCCCGACGCTCGTCTGCGCCGAGACATGAGTTGGAATCTCGTCGACACGGCGGTCCTCGACGTTGACTCCGCCCACGGCAGGGTGGTGGTCAAGGCCGCGGGTCCGGGCAATCACCACATCGCCCGAGAGATTCATGCGTATCAGGGTTTTACCGACTGTCTGGCACACACGGGGCACGCCCCGCAGCTGCTTCACCACGACGTGACCGCGAATCTGCTCGTGACCCGGTATCTGGACGGATCGTTGGTCATGAGCGGCGATGCAGAGTCCGCTCCTGACACCTATCGACAGGCGGGCCAGCTTGCTCGGGTGTTTCACGATCAAGCCCACCGAATCGACCCCGAGTGGGATGCCGCTGCCGTCGCGAAATCACAGAGCTGGCTGGACAAGCCACACCGGATCGAGCGGCAAACCGTTGCCCGGCTGCGCACCATCCTGGCTGCGCATCGAGCGAGGCCGGTGGTGGTGGTGCCCACGCACGGTGACTGGCAACCCAGGAACTGGCTCATCGACGACGGCACGCTCAAGGTCATCGATTTCGGCCGCTTCGCGTGGCGGCCCGCGGTCAGCGATTTCTGCCGGCTCGCCGCGCAGCAATGGCGACAGGATCCCCGCCTGGAAGAGGCGTTCTTCGCCGGATACGGCGGCGATCCGCGGACGCCGCAACAGTGGCGCATGTTCGCGCTGCACGAAGCGATCGGTACTGCTGTCTGGGCCTACCAGGTCGGCGACGAGCAGTTCGAGGATCAAGGGCACCGCATGATCGCCGAGGCGTTGACGCTGTTCTGA
- a CDS encoding cupin domain-containing protein, which translates to MTGPRIAGGILAVAAVAVLPACAAPQQPAPTPTPVATTASQAPAETLTPLIEQALPNVPGKTFTSTIVDFPPGARAVPHRHGDAFVYAFVLEGDMRSKVDDAPDRIYRQGENWVEQPGAHHVLTENVSQTEPARLLVVFIANTGDNLKVDDPHP; encoded by the coding sequence GTGACCGGCCCACGGATTGCGGGTGGCATCCTCGCCGTCGCCGCGGTCGCGGTGCTCCCGGCCTGCGCCGCGCCACAGCAACCCGCTCCCACCCCGACGCCGGTGGCCACCACGGCATCGCAGGCACCAGCCGAAACCCTGACCCCGCTGATCGAGCAGGCGCTGCCGAATGTGCCAGGGAAGACGTTCACTTCGACGATCGTCGATTTCCCGCCCGGCGCACGCGCCGTGCCACACCGACACGGTGATGCGTTCGTGTACGCCTTCGTGCTAGAGGGCGACATGCGCAGCAAGGTCGACGACGCGCCGGACCGTATCTACCGCCAAGGCGAGAACTGGGTAGAGCAGCCGGGCGCCCACCACGTTCTGACCGAGAACGTCAGTCAGACCGAACCTGCCAGGCTCCTGGTGGTTTTCATCGCCAACACCGGCGACAACCTGAAAGTGGACGATCCGCACCCGTGA
- a CDS encoding NADP-dependent oxidoreductase encodes MQAITVRDRDAGVAGLSLTEVPYPHAAENDVVVRVHAASFTPGELDWPGTWTDRAGRDRTPSVPGHEFSGVVVGLGYGTTGLTVGQRVFGLADWTRDGTLAEYTAVEARNLAPLPADVDHTVAAAVPISGLTAWQGLFDHGQLSTGQTVLIHGVAGGVGSIAVQLAREAGACIIGTGRAADRQRALELGVHTFLDLESEKLEDAGEVDVVFDVIGGDILARSAGLVRSGGTLVTIAEPPRVRPEEGRAVFFVVEPDRTRLADLASRLRDGRIKPIIGAVVPLAEAPAAFAPGKRVPGKTIVVVAEGGRS; translated from the coding sequence GTGCAAGCCATCACTGTTCGTGACCGGGACGCCGGCGTAGCGGGGCTGTCGCTCACCGAGGTGCCCTACCCGCACGCGGCCGAGAACGACGTCGTCGTACGGGTGCACGCGGCGAGCTTCACCCCGGGAGAGTTGGACTGGCCGGGTACGTGGACCGATCGCGCCGGGCGAGACCGGACGCCGAGCGTGCCCGGCCACGAGTTCTCGGGCGTTGTCGTGGGACTGGGGTACGGCACCACCGGGCTGACCGTCGGCCAGCGGGTGTTCGGCCTTGCCGACTGGACGCGTGACGGCACACTCGCCGAGTACACCGCTGTCGAAGCGCGCAACCTCGCACCGCTGCCTGCCGATGTCGATCACACGGTGGCCGCCGCGGTACCGATCTCGGGATTGACTGCCTGGCAAGGCCTGTTCGATCACGGTCAGCTCAGCACGGGCCAGACGGTGCTGATCCACGGCGTCGCGGGTGGCGTCGGGTCGATCGCCGTACAGCTTGCCCGTGAAGCCGGCGCGTGCATCATCGGCACCGGTCGCGCGGCCGATCGGCAGCGGGCGCTGGAACTCGGCGTCCACACCTTCCTCGACCTCGAGTCCGAGAAGCTCGAGGACGCCGGGGAAGTCGACGTGGTGTTCGACGTGATCGGAGGAGACATCCTGGCCCGTTCGGCGGGCCTCGTGCGCAGCGGCGGCACGCTCGTCACCATCGCCGAACCACCCCGAGTCCGGCCCGAGGAGGGGCGCGCGGTGTTCTTCGTCGTCGAACCGGACCGCACACGCCTCGCCGACCTGGCGTCGCGACTGCGCGACGGGCGCATCAAGCCGATCATCGGCGCGGTAGTGCCGCTCGCGGAAGCGCCTGCCGCATTTGCCCCCGGCAAGCGTGTCCCCGGCAAGACGATCGTCGTCGTGGCCGAAGGAGGCCGCTCGTGA
- the sigJ gene encoding RNA polymerase sigma factor SigJ, translating into MPDQQDTLGAEWESHRPAVFGVAYRLLGTVADAEDVAQDVWLRAAAADLEQIEDLRAWLVTVAARRSYDILKSARLRRESYVGPWLPEPLLTGPDASEPVLVDESVSTAMLLVMEELSPPERVAFVLHDVFGIEFGRIADVLDVSAPAARQLASRARRRVAKAKESAPRASKAERERVLVAFRAAYESGDMAGLVALLHPGAVYVTDGGGEVFAARKLIHGGERVAEVMVRVGRQWRADRIDFVEVGGELALVFHREGGVYSVDTVQITDGLISAYRRVINPDKLSHV; encoded by the coding sequence ATGCCCGATCAGCAGGACACGCTCGGCGCCGAGTGGGAGAGTCATCGTCCGGCGGTCTTCGGGGTGGCCTACCGGCTGCTGGGCACGGTCGCCGATGCCGAGGACGTGGCCCAGGACGTATGGCTGCGGGCCGCCGCGGCAGACCTGGAGCAGATCGAGGATCTGCGGGCCTGGCTGGTCACGGTGGCAGCGCGACGGTCCTACGACATCCTCAAGAGTGCGCGCCTGCGCCGCGAGAGCTACGTCGGGCCATGGCTGCCGGAGCCGTTGCTGACAGGACCGGACGCGTCCGAGCCGGTCCTCGTCGACGAGTCCGTGAGCACCGCGATGCTGCTCGTCATGGAGGAGCTGAGCCCGCCGGAGCGGGTGGCATTCGTCCTTCACGACGTGTTCGGGATCGAGTTCGGCCGGATCGCCGACGTGCTGGACGTGTCCGCACCGGCCGCGAGGCAGCTTGCCTCGCGGGCGCGCCGGCGTGTTGCCAAGGCAAAGGAATCCGCGCCCCGGGCCTCGAAGGCCGAGCGCGAGCGGGTGCTGGTGGCGTTCCGCGCGGCGTACGAGTCCGGGGACATGGCCGGTTTGGTCGCACTTCTGCATCCGGGCGCCGTGTACGTGACCGACGGGGGTGGCGAGGTGTTCGCCGCACGCAAACTCATCCACGGCGGCGAGCGGGTCGCCGAGGTGATGGTGCGCGTCGGCCGCCAGTGGCGCGCGGACCGGATCGATTTCGTCGAGGTCGGCGGCGAGTTGGCGCTCGTTTTCCACCGGGAGGGTGGCGTCTACTCGGTCGACACGGTGCAGATCACCGACGGGCTGATCAGTGCGTATCGCAGGGTCATCAACCCGGACAAACTTTCTCACGTCTGA
- a CDS encoding S1C family serine protease yields MLVGTAAVAMVAGAASAVAVIDHSGKPALDPQASQHIGKPTPATDSTPPRNAAPTGSVEQVSAKVLPSVVKLQIETGQGRAEGSGIVLSADGLILTNNHVVAEAADNGQAQAPLGADSAPGEQFPGLPPGLFPGGQWPGEGRQAPSDGPTARSSRQTNGDAAATVTFSDGRTVPFTVVGTDPDDDLAVVRAENVSGLTPITIGSSKDLRVGQNVVAIGSPLGLQGTVTTGIISALDRPVATGDEQGGGQSVMNAIQTDAAINPGNSGGALVDMNGDLIGVNSAIASLGGGQGSQGGGQSGSIGLGFAIPVDQAKRIADELVSTGTVQHASLGVQLGTGTDAHGAPVAGVVNGGPAAAAGLPEGAVITKLDGKPIDGPEALVAQVRSKAPGDNVTLTYDDPSGASRTVQVTLGQLQS; encoded by the coding sequence GTGCTCGTCGGAACCGCCGCGGTGGCGATGGTTGCCGGTGCCGCATCGGCGGTGGCGGTGATCGATCACAGTGGCAAACCCGCACTTGATCCGCAGGCATCACAGCATATTGGAAAACCCACGCCGGCAACGGATTCCACACCGCCGCGGAATGCGGCGCCGACCGGGTCGGTCGAGCAGGTGTCGGCCAAGGTGTTGCCCAGCGTGGTGAAACTGCAGATCGAGACCGGGCAAGGTCGCGCCGAGGGCTCCGGCATCGTGCTGAGCGCCGACGGGCTGATCCTCACCAACAACCATGTTGTGGCCGAGGCCGCCGACAACGGGCAGGCGCAGGCGCCGTTGGGTGCCGACTCCGCGCCCGGTGAGCAGTTCCCGGGCCTCCCGCCTGGCTTGTTCCCCGGCGGTCAATGGCCGGGCGAGGGCCGGCAGGCTCCGTCTGACGGGCCGACCGCCCGGTCATCTCGCCAGACCAACGGCGACGCGGCCGCGACCGTGACCTTCTCCGACGGCCGCACCGTTCCGTTCACCGTTGTCGGCACCGATCCCGACGACGACCTGGCCGTGGTGCGCGCCGAAAATGTGTCCGGCCTGACCCCCATCACCATCGGTTCGTCGAAGGATCTGAGGGTGGGCCAGAACGTCGTCGCGATCGGTTCACCGTTGGGCCTGCAGGGGACGGTGACCACCGGCATCATCAGCGCGCTGGATCGCCCGGTGGCGACCGGTGACGAGCAGGGCGGCGGGCAATCCGTGATGAACGCCATCCAGACCGACGCCGCGATCAACCCGGGCAACTCCGGTGGCGCACTGGTGGACATGAACGGCGACCTCATCGGGGTCAACTCGGCGATCGCGTCGCTGGGCGGCGGACAGGGTTCGCAGGGCGGCGGTCAGAGCGGTTCGATCGGCCTGGGCTTCGCGATCCCGGTGGATCAAGCCAAACGCATTGCCGACGAACTGGTCTCGACCGGGACCGTCCAGCACGCATCGCTGGGCGTGCAGCTCGGCACCGGCACAGATGCGCACGGGGCGCCGGTGGCGGGTGTCGTCAACGGCGGCCCGGCTGCGGCGGCAGGTCTGCCCGAGGGCGCGGTGATCACCAAGCTCGACGGCAAGCCGATCGACGGACCCGAGGCCCTGGTCGCACAGGTGCGGTCCAAGGCGCCTGGGGACAACGTCACGCTGACCTACGACGACCCGTCCGGGGCATCGCGCACCGTGCAGGTGACGCTGGGGCAGCTGCAGTCCTGA
- the arr gene encoding NAD(+)--rifampin ADP-ribosyltransferase, which yields MTKPFEVHESGALLHGTKADLSVGDLLVPGQQSNYEAGRISNHVYVTHTLDAAVWGAELAKGDGRGRIYIVEPLGALEDDPNVTDKKFPGNPTRSYRTREPVRIVGEITDWVGHTPEQLQAMRDGLADLARRGLAVIYD from the coding sequence GTGACGAAGCCTTTCGAAGTACACGAGTCCGGTGCGCTCCTGCACGGCACCAAGGCCGACCTGTCGGTCGGTGACCTTCTGGTGCCCGGGCAGCAGTCGAACTACGAGGCAGGACGCATCTCGAACCACGTCTATGTGACGCACACATTGGATGCCGCGGTGTGGGGCGCGGAACTGGCCAAAGGCGATGGGCGCGGCCGGATCTACATCGTGGAACCGCTGGGCGCGCTCGAAGACGACCCGAACGTGACCGACAAGAAGTTCCCGGGCAATCCGACGCGTTCCTACCGCACCCGAGAGCCGGTCCGAATCGTCGGCGAGATCACGGATTGGGTGGGCCATACGCCCGAGCAACTTCAAGCGATGCGCGACGGCTTGGCTGACCTCGCGCGCCGCGGCCTCGCCGTGATCTACGACTGA
- a CDS encoding DMT family transporter, whose protein sequence is MGTLLALGSAALYGISDFVGGLLSRRAGYLAITVWGYLCGLAFAVAAAVVVSRTADLDDLAWGALSGVGSGIGTLFLFRGLSHGAMAVVVPISAVCGMGIPVLVGVLVGGERPSVLAWVGVAVALPALWLVAGASDGSGRRPTAALDGLAAGVGIALQYAALAQADAESGIWPVAAGRAAAVVALLPLVFFRPASVSLSLPPRIAAGAGATIVMAVLALIAYQVAAQLDLDVVAVVLSSLYPVVPVALGIVVLHERPSRRQTLGLAGAGASIAMLVAR, encoded by the coding sequence GTGGGAACCCTGCTGGCACTGGGATCCGCTGCCCTGTACGGCATTTCGGACTTCGTCGGCGGCTTGCTGTCCCGCAGGGCCGGCTACTTGGCGATCACGGTCTGGGGTTATCTGTGTGGTCTCGCGTTCGCCGTCGCCGCTGCCGTCGTCGTCTCGCGCACCGCAGACCTCGACGACCTCGCCTGGGGCGCATTGTCGGGAGTCGGTTCCGGGATCGGGACGCTGTTCTTGTTCCGCGGCCTGTCACACGGCGCCATGGCCGTCGTGGTGCCCATCTCGGCGGTGTGCGGCATGGGTATCCCGGTGCTGGTCGGGGTTCTCGTGGGCGGTGAACGGCCGTCGGTCCTCGCCTGGGTCGGGGTAGCCGTCGCGCTGCCTGCACTGTGGCTCGTCGCAGGCGCGTCCGACGGGTCCGGTCGGCGTCCGACGGCCGCTCTGGACGGCCTCGCGGCGGGCGTGGGCATCGCGCTGCAATACGCGGCGCTGGCGCAGGCGGACGCGGAATCCGGAATCTGGCCGGTGGCGGCGGGCCGAGCCGCCGCGGTGGTGGCCCTGCTCCCGCTGGTCTTCTTCCGGCCCGCGTCCGTCTCATTGAGCCTGCCGCCGCGGATCGCCGCCGGCGCGGGCGCGACGATCGTCATGGCGGTGCTCGCGCTCATCGCGTACCAGGTCGCCGCGCAGCTCGACCTCGACGTGGTGGCTGTGGTCTTGTCGTCGTTGTACCCGGTCGTGCCCGTGGCACTGGGAATCGTGGTGCTGCACGAGCGGCCGTCGAGACGTCAAACGCTCGGCTTGGCCGGTGCCGGAGCATCGATCGCCATGCTGGTCGCCCGTTGA
- a CDS encoding MarR family winged helix-turn-helix transcriptional regulator yields MRTANLLGAAALAINGRVIADVVTHTGLSLSATAALVVLSNSDGVTVTDLGRRVGLSQSAAARMVDSLEAAGHASRSTRCGRDCIVRISASGRDVALGAVQARQGWLHSLVAALDDSEAVHLTHILEKLLTAIYSEQPNSELLCRLCDRAACVDQSYCPVGRAEREAAV; encoded by the coding sequence ATGAGGACGGCAAATCTGCTCGGCGCGGCCGCCCTGGCCATCAACGGCAGGGTGATCGCCGATGTCGTGACGCACACCGGTCTGAGCCTGAGTGCCACTGCCGCGCTGGTGGTGCTGAGCAACAGCGACGGTGTGACAGTGACCGATCTCGGGCGGCGGGTCGGTCTCTCGCAATCGGCGGCGGCTCGGATGGTCGACTCGCTGGAAGCGGCCGGTCATGCCAGCCGGTCGACCCGGTGCGGACGTGACTGCATCGTCAGGATCAGCGCCAGTGGCCGTGACGTGGCGCTCGGCGCGGTGCAGGCCCGCCAGGGATGGCTGCACAGCCTGGTCGCCGCCCTCGACGACAGCGAGGCCGTGCACCTGACGCATATCCTCGAAAAGCTGCTCACCGCAATCTATTCCGAGCAGCCCAACTCGGAGTTGCTGTGCCGGCTGTGTGATCGTGCTGCCTGCGTCGACCAGTCCTATTGCCCGGTCGGCCGGGCCGAGCGCGAAGCTGCGGTCTGA
- a CDS encoding FKBP-type peptidyl-prolyl cis-trans isomerase, with the protein MNSPRVSSSVVLMACAASLAVTLAACGSDTKSDSSSAGPSSSSMAEVFVPSLTETATETSTCPTAAPQNAGAPEWTLSGTTGSVAVTGSTDTASPVVTVDGPFNVAETQVQTLKPGDGPVVADTAKVSVCYMGVNGRDGTVFDSSYERGAPADFPLDGVVPGFQKAIAGQKVGSTVAVAMTSADGYPQGQPAAGIQPGDTLVFAIKILDASS; encoded by the coding sequence GTGAACTCCCCTCGCGTGTCTTCATCTGTTGTGCTCATGGCCTGCGCCGCATCGTTGGCCGTGACGCTCGCCGCGTGCGGGTCCGACACAAAGTCGGACTCCTCGTCGGCCGGCCCGTCCTCGTCCTCGATGGCCGAGGTGTTCGTGCCTTCCCTCACCGAGACGGCGACCGAGACCAGCACGTGCCCCACGGCCGCGCCGCAGAACGCCGGCGCACCCGAGTGGACGTTGTCCGGAACCACGGGCAGTGTGGCCGTCACCGGATCCACCGACACCGCGAGCCCAGTCGTCACCGTCGACGGACCGTTCAACGTGGCCGAGACCCAGGTGCAGACGCTCAAACCGGGCGACGGGCCCGTCGTCGCCGACACCGCCAAAGTCTCGGTCTGCTACATGGGCGTCAACGGACGTGACGGCACGGTATTCGACAGCAGCTATGAACGGGGCGCCCCGGCAGACTTCCCGCTCGACGGCGTCGTACCAGGCTTCCAGAAAGCCATCGCGGGCCAGAAGGTCGGCTCAACCGTGGCAGTCGCCATGACATCGGCCGACGGGTACCCGCAAGGCCAGCCGGCCGCCGGGATCCAGCCCGGCGACACCCTCGTCTTCGCGATCAAGATCCTCGACGCCTCGAGCTGA
- a CDS encoding class I SAM-dependent methyltransferase, translating to MVEQSNWMRKVAADPRHSHWYIERFRSMARAGADLAGEARLVDAMAPRNAHILDAGCGPGRLGGYLAAAGHRVVGVDVDPTLIAAAEHDHPGPRWLVGDLAELDLPARGITEPFDVIMSAGNVMTFLAASTRVQVLTRLRAHLAGDGRAVIGFGAGRDYAFTEFLDDAATAGLTPDVLLSSWDLRPFTHDSDFLVAVLRPE from the coding sequence ATGGTCGAGCAGAGCAACTGGATGCGGAAGGTCGCGGCCGACCCTAGGCATTCGCACTGGTACATCGAACGCTTTCGTTCCATGGCACGTGCCGGTGCGGACCTGGCGGGCGAAGCCAGGCTTGTCGACGCCATGGCGCCCCGTAATGCGCACATCCTCGACGCGGGCTGCGGCCCCGGCCGGTTGGGCGGCTACCTGGCCGCCGCGGGCCACCGCGTCGTGGGGGTCGACGTGGACCCGACGCTGATCGCAGCTGCCGAGCACGACCACCCCGGGCCGCGCTGGCTCGTCGGCGATCTCGCGGAGCTCGACCTGCCCGCGCGCGGCATCACCGAACCATTCGACGTGATCATGTCGGCCGGCAACGTCATGACGTTTCTCGCCGCGAGCACCCGCGTGCAGGTTTTGACCCGCCTTCGCGCCCACCTGGCGGGCGACGGCCGGGCGGTGATCGGATTCGGCGCTGGTCGCGACTACGCGTTCACCGAGTTCCTCGACGACGCCGCCACAGCCGGGCTGACCCCAGACGTATTGCTGTCCTCCTGGGATCTGCGCCCGTTCACGCACGACTCCGATTTTCTCGTCGCGGTTCTGCGGCCGGAATGA
- a CDS encoding transglycosylase family protein — protein sequence MRVRKVVAVVAIIGTIAVTQTALQVPAAGAEPNWDAMAQCESGGNWAANTGNGFYGGLQFTPATWAANGGRGSPAEASREEQIRVARNVLQTQGIGAWPVCGGPVATAASTCRSLLAWIPLGNLPRLCTEVLRPLT from the coding sequence ATGCGCGTGCGCAAGGTCGTCGCGGTGGTCGCGATCATCGGCACGATCGCCGTGACCCAGACAGCCCTGCAGGTTCCTGCTGCCGGAGCGGAGCCCAACTGGGATGCAATGGCCCAATGCGAGTCCGGCGGGAACTGGGCGGCCAACACCGGCAACGGCTTCTACGGCGGCCTCCAGTTCACCCCGGCCACCTGGGCCGCGAACGGCGGTCGCGGATCGCCTGCCGAGGCGAGCAGGGAGGAGCAGATCCGGGTGGCCCGTAATGTGCTGCAGACTCAGGGAATCGGAGCGTGGCCCGTCTGCGGTGGGCCGGTGGCGACGGCGGCAAGCACGTGCCGCTCGTTATTGGCGTGGATTCCGCTCGGCAATCTGCCGCGGCTGTGCACCGAGGTGCTCAGACCGTTGACTTGA